From a single Metopolophium dirhodum isolate CAU chromosome 6, ASM1992520v1, whole genome shotgun sequence genomic region:
- the LOC132947353 gene encoding LOW QUALITY PROTEIN: major facilitator superfamily domain-containing protein 6-like protein A (The sequence of the model RefSeq protein was modified relative to this genomic sequence to represent the inferred CDS: deleted 1 base in 1 codon) encodes MFGIKVNTKLLPLKMCYFLIFAYLGPMIGFLPTIARQLGYSMTTYGATMTFMSVISMVLVPLSGVIVDRFRIKKRLFLVSMFGIGVVSLLFSFVPKAPLDVAKIELKCDAQTTTMTVVNENNNLQTTSNVTYYTAASGDELITCKLNCQYAELCSAAREINYLQNQSGLSDLWMRAMNKSQNKFNQIDLTLKSKNLEQVNANSYVFQVLSVQINDTQILTPTCQCHFKTFCHIANCSNDKIMEVVTVTTYRGNVLELYQFWIFFGLITTLWACLLISLSLLNPICLDTLGDKSAEDFGRQKCWGSIGWGFFSIFIGWLVDIFSFNKKDKDYSPVFYSGALVTALNLGVIKTIKVAETNKPEGQWKNMRGLFTKYYMISFCIWSIFNTLFHTIVTHFLFWYMEDMVSANNDHGQRAWLKTLQGLAQGIQCFGGEIPFFFWSGWIIRRIGYGNCMAVVMGSMAIRMYLYTVIWNPTWIIAIELLNGVSYALGYSVKMSYAKKVSPPDTLNTIIGFMGFFDCIGDSIGSLLGGYLFDTHGGVWSFRFFSYMAVFVCFLSIVTNYFGLTKESFNLKENAESTNTDLKITNNNTDKKM; translated from the exons ATGTTTGGAATAAAAGTGAATACAAAATTACTACCGCTGAAAATGTGCTACTTCCTCATATTTGCAT ATTTAGGACCTATGATTGGATTTTTGCCTACAATAGCGAGACAATTGGGATACTCGATGACGACTTACGGCGCCACCATGACGTTCATGTCGGTGATATCGATGGTACTCGTACCTCTGTCCGGTGTTATAGTCGACAGATTTCggataaaaaaaaggttattctTAGTGTCCATGTTCGGCATAGGAGTGGTTTCGTTATTGTTCTCGTTCGTGCCGAAAGCACCTTTGGACGTGGCCAAAATTGAATTGAAATGCGACGCACAAACAACGACAATGACCGTTGTAAACGAGAACAATAATTTGCAAACTACGAGCAACGTCACTTACTATACCGCTGCCAGCGGCGATGAGTTGATAACGTGCAAG ttaaattGTCAATATGCAGAGTTGTGCAGTGCAGCCCGtgaaataaattacctacaGAATCAATCTGGGTTGAGCGATTTGTGGATGAGAGCAATGAacaaaagtcaaaataaattcaaccaGATTGACTTGACACTAAAATCGAAAAACTTAGAACAGGTG AATGCAAATTCATACGTCTTTCAAGTGTTATCTGTCCAAATAAATGACACGCAAATACTTACACCGACCTGTCAATgtcattttaaaacattttgtcatATCGCAAACTGTTCAAACGATAAAATAATGGAAGTAGTTACCGTCACAACGTACAGAGGAAACGTTCTTGAATTGTatcaattttggatttttttcggTCTCATTACGACGCTTTGGGCTTGTCTTTTGATTTCGCTTTCATTATTAAATCCTATTTGTCTCGACACTTtgg GAGATAAATCTGCAGAGGATTTTGGAAGACAAAAATGTTGGGGCTCGATCGGTTGg ggttttttttctatattcatCGGGTGGCTCGTGGATATATTTAGTTTCAATAAAAAGGATAAAGATTATTCACCCGTATTTTACTCTGGTGCTTTAGTCACGGCTTTGAATTTAGGagtaataaaaacaatcaaa GTTGCCGAAACGAACAAACCAGAAGGTCAGTGGAAAAACATGCGTGGGCTGTTCACTAAATATTACATGATTTCATTTTGCATATGGTCAATATTCAACACACTTTTTCATACAATCGTCACTCACTTTCTGTTCtg GTACATGGAAGATATGGTTTCTGCTAACAACGACCACGGCCAACGGGCGTGGCTGAAAACGCTCCAAGGTCTAGCCCAGGGCATCCAGTGTTTCGGCGGCGAAATACCATTTTTCTTCTGGTCCGGTTGGATAATCAGAAGGATCGGTTACGGCAATTGCATGGCCGTAGTGATGGGATCCATGGCCATCAGGATGTACCTTTACACAGTCATCTGGAATCCAACCTGGATCATTGCGATAGAGTTGCTGAACGGCGTGTCGTACGCGTTGGGATACTCGGTGAAAATGTCATACGCAAAAAAGGTGTCGCCTCCCGACACACTAAACACCATAATTGGGTTTATGGGATTTTTCGACTGCATTG GCGATTCTATAGGCAGTCTACTGGGTGGATATTTATTCGATACACATGGTGGAGTGTGGTCGTTCCGATTTTTCTCCTATATGGCCGTCTTCGTGTGCTTTCTAAGCATAGTAACCAATTATTTTGGTTTGACAAAGGaatcttttaatttaaaagaaaatgcaGAATCGACGAACACGGATCTCAaaattaccaataataataccgataaaaaaatgtga